A genomic region of Sciurus carolinensis chromosome 7, mSciCar1.2, whole genome shotgun sequence contains the following coding sequences:
- the Rps12 gene encoding 40S ribosomal protein S12: MAEEGIAAGGVMDVNTALQEVLKTALIHDGLARGIREAAKALDKRQAHLCVLASNCNEPMYVKLVEALCAEHQINLIKVDDNKKLGEWVGLCKIDREGKPRKVVGCSCVVVKDYGKESQAKDVIEEYFKCKK; encoded by the exons ATGGCCGAGGAAGG CATTGCTGCTGGAGGTGTAATGGACGTCAATACTGCTTTACAAGAGGTGCTGAAGACCGCCCTCATCCACGATGGCCTTGCACGTGGAATTCGCGAAGCTGCCAAAGCCTTAGACAA GCGCCAGGCCCATCTTTGTGTACTCGCATCCAACTGTAATGAGCCTATGTATGTCAAGTTGGTGGAGGCCCTTTGTGCTGAGCACCAAATCAACCTTATTAAG GTTGATGATAACAAGAAACTAGGAGAATGGGTAGGCCTTTGTAAAATTGACCGAGAAGGCAAACCCCGTAAAGTGGTTGGTTGCAGTTGTGTAGTGGTTAAG gactaTGGCAAAGAATCTCAGGCCAAGGATGTCATCGAAGAGTACTTCAAATGCAAGAAATGA